From one Brachypodium distachyon strain Bd21 chromosome 4, Brachypodium_distachyon_v3.0, whole genome shotgun sequence genomic stretch:
- the LOC104584433 gene encoding transcription factor JAMYB encodes MTSSMADHQEEGEVLRRGPWTVEEDLTLMNHVAEHGEGRWNAAARAAGLRRTGKSCRLRWLNYLRPDVKRGDFSAHEQLRILDLHSRWGNRWSKIAAQLPGRTDNEIKNYWRTRVQKHAKQLNCDAGSKAFNDAMRYLWMPRLAERAAAADIAASSCLHSNNNNSTTATSSGGGGLSPSVVPGAGAGMSCLDHRQNTTGGISPGAGSAVTTSCCRSTSSTGSSSELSQEQQQLLLHGGGGGGESSWMMQEVDDHEFWAAHMQIQPEQFIDVDQEISGWVQGFSDMVADGGCGVSGSAAAGEENSLWSLEDIWKMQ; translated from the exons ATGACGTCATCAATGGCGGATCAtcaggaggagggggaggtgtTGAGGCGTGGGCCGTGGACGGTGGAGGAGGACCTGACGCTGATGAACCACGTGGCGGAGCACGGGGAAGGGCGGTGgaacgcggcggcgcgtgcggcGGGGCTGCGGCGGACGGGGAAGAGCTGCCGGCTCCGGTGGCTCAACTACCTCCGGCCCGACGTCAAGCGCGGCGACTTCTCCGCCCACGAGCAGCTCCGGATCCTCGACCTCCACTCCCGCTGGGGCAACCG GTGGTCGAAGATCGCGGCGcagctgccggggcggacggaCAACGAGATCAAGAACTACTGGCGGACGCGGGTGCAGAAGCACGCCAAGCAGCTCAACTGCGACGCCGGCAGCAAGGCCTTCAACGACGCCATGAGGTACCTCTGGATGCCGCGCCTCgccgagcgcgccgccgccgccgacatcgCCGCCAGCTCGTGCCTccacagcaacaacaacaacagcaccaccgccacctccagcggcggcggcggcttatCTCCCTCcgtcgtccccggcgccggcgccggcatgtCCTGTCTCGATCATCGTCAGAACACTACGGGCGGCATCTCCCCCGGAGCCGGGAGCGCGGTCACTACCAGCTGCTGCAGGTCGACCTCGTCGACTggctcgtcgtcggagctcagccaggagcagcagcagctgctgctccatggcggcggcggcggaggcgagagCAGCTGGATGATGCAGGAAGTGGACGACCACGAGTTCTGGGCTGCGCACATGCAGATCCAGCCGGAGCAGTTCATTGATGTCGACCAGGAGATCAGCGGCTGGGTGCAGggcttctccgacatggtcgCCGACGGTGGCTGCGGCGTCTcaggctcggcggcggcgggggaggagaaCAGCCTCTGGAGCCTGGAGGACATCTGGAAGATGCAATGA
- the LOC100842780 gene encoding probable pectinesterase 53: MGCNMALPLLLSMAVLASQRHTLTAAAPAAAAGAFGSWVTDNQKDFAINQALYAKKAVGNTGDTIDERLAKAEANKTTYIVDPKGGGDYTNITAAIADIPEGNTGRVILDLKPGVYREKVFLNLSKPYVTFKADPLNPAIIAWNDTAATPGKDGKPVGTVGSTTCAIESDYFVAYGVVFKNDAPLAKPGAKGGQAVALRVFGTKAAFYNCTIDGGQDTLYDHKGLHYFKDCIIRGSVDFIFGFGRSFYEGCDIISIVKEVAVLTAQQRTKTIEGAIESGFSFKNCSIRGEGGGQIFLGRAWGDSSRVVYAYTEMSKEVVPVGWDGWNIKQPESSGIYYGEFKCSGPGSDARKRIGWALDLTESQAKPFIGTHYVFGDSWIRPPPTGSSPPSSKKPSSSAAASPADSPAESPSSSFEASSPESSEAPASSKASSPAKSSESYSKDKKKKEL; encoded by the exons ATGGGCTGCAACATGGCGCTGCCCCTCCTCTTGTCGATGGCGGTGTTGGCATCACAACGGCATACATTaacggcggcggcacccgcggcggcggcaggagcatTCGGGAGCTGGGTGACGGACAACCAGAAGGACTTCGCGATCAACCAGGCGTTGTACGCGAAGAAGGCGGTGGGTAACACCGGTGACACCATCGACGAGAGATTGGCCAAGGCGGAGGCCAACAAGACCACCTACATCGTTGACCccaagggcggcggcgactacACAAACATCACGGCCGCCATCGCCGACATCCCGGAAGGCAACACCGGGCGCGTCATCCTCGACCTCAAACCCGGCGTGTACCGCGAGAAGGTCTTCCTCAACCTTAGCAAGCCCTACGTCACCTTCAAAGCCGACCCGTTAAACCCGGCCATCATCGCCTGGAAcgacaccgccgccacccctgGAAAGGATGGTAAACCCGTCGGCACCGTTGGGAGCACTACCTGCGCCATCGAGTCCGACTACTTCGTCGCCTATGGCGTCGTCTTCAAGAATGACGCGCCGCTAGCCAAGCCCGGCGCCAAGGGTGGTCAGGCAGTGGCCTTGCGAGTATTCGGGACCAAGGCGGCGTTCTATAATTGCACCATTGACGGCGGGCAGGACACGCTCTACGACCACAAAGGGCTGCACTACTTCAAGGACTGCATCATCCGGGGCAGCGTCGACTTCATCTTTGGCTTCGGGAGGTCATTCTACGAGGGCTGCGATATCATATCCATCGTGAAGGAGGTCGCCGTGCTGACGGCGCAGCAGAGGACCAAGACGATCGAGGGCGCCATTGAGAGCGGGTTCTCCTTCAAGAACTGCAGCATTAGAGGGGAAGGCGGCGGTCAGATCTTCCTTGGTAGAGCGTGGGGGGACTCCTCCAGGGTTGTGTACGCCTACACGGAGATGAGCAAGGAGGTCGTGCCCGTTGGATGGGATGGGTGGAACATCAAGCAACCCGAGAG TAGCGGGATCTACTACGGCGAGTTCAAATGCAGCGGGCCTGGGTCGGACGCGAGGAAGAGGATCGGGTGGGCGCTGGACCTCACCGAGTCCCAGGCCAAGCCCTTCATCGGCACGCATTACGTCTTCGGTGACTCTTggatccggccgccgcctaCCGGAAGTTCTCCTCCTTCCAGCAAAAAACCATCAtcatccgccgccgcatccccTGCCGACTCCCCCGCCGAatcgccatcctcctccttcgaggcctcgtcgccggagtcATCTGAGGCCCCTGCCTCCTCTAaggcgtcgtcgccggcgaagTCGTCCGAGTCCTACTCTAAGGACAAG aagaagaaagaattatAG